A window from Entomoplasma freundtii encodes these proteins:
- a CDS encoding phospho-sugar mutase — protein MSFNRKAPAYLAWVTNPNVDQDYKDELHNASDEELLANFGTELEFGTAGIRGIMGAGPGRFNDFTIKKVTLALAQFLKQKPNIDLKQGVVIGHDNRYNSQKFSQLVADILSAEDIPSYLFPNNAMEPTPLISFATKKLQAVAGVVITASHNPAIYNGYKIYNSEGCQLSESETDQIAKNMANLPDIMHWKFTPKPELIKIVPENIINDYDEMLDQLQFYPDETASKQDLKIVYSAVNGTGSAFTPRLLRKYGYTVIEVPEHSYEDPSFKNVGNPNPEFAPAWTLPLALAKKEQADLVIMNDPDADRIGIAVPNDCGDWIRLNGNETGPLLIDWKLSELAKAGLLPTNPALYSSFVTSDLGDRIAAETYGAKIIKTLTGFKWMGGEIAKEPERNLNFVFAYEESFGYVIDDSTRDKDGIQAAIMVSELAWMAKTKFHKSLLDVLDDIYRKYGYYTTDTLNYNVKPEEKAEKLDPIMVNLRKHPPHELCGLKVVKVEDYLQGLFNMPSQNLMKFYLEDKSWIAVRPSGTEPKLKVYFVIVGDSPEDTKQKAECISNAFKTKMQIKI, from the coding sequence ATGAGTTTTAATCGAAAGGCGCCTGCCTATTTAGCTTGAGTCACTAATCCTAATGTGGATCAGGACTATAAAGACGAATTACATAATGCTAGCGATGAAGAATTACTAGCTAATTTCGGAACTGAACTTGAATTTGGAACAGCAGGAATCCGTGGCATCATGGGTGCTGGTCCAGGTCGTTTTAATGATTTTACAATTAAAAAAGTTACTTTAGCTTTAGCTCAATTTTTAAAACAAAAACCAAATATTGACTTAAAACAAGGAGTTGTAATTGGTCATGATAATCGTTATAATTCCCAAAAATTTTCGCAACTCGTTGCGGATATTTTAAGTGCTGAGGATATTCCGAGTTACTTGTTTCCGAATAATGCTATGGAACCTACGCCACTTATCTCCTTTGCAACGAAGAAATTACAAGCGGTTGCCGGTGTAGTGATTACTGCCTCACATAACCCTGCCATTTATAATGGTTATAAAATTTACAATTCGGAAGGGTGCCAACTTTCCGAATCAGAAACTGACCAAATTGCTAAAAACATGGCTAATTTGCCTGATATAATGCATTGGAAATTTACTCCGAAACCAGAACTAATTAAAATTGTTCCGGAGAATATTATTAACGATTATGATGAAATGCTTGACCAATTGCAGTTCTATCCTGATGAAACAGCTTCCAAACAAGATTTGAAAATTGTTTATTCGGCGGTTAATGGCACTGGAAGCGCTTTTACACCTCGCTTATTGCGAAAATATGGTTATACAGTCATTGAGGTACCAGAACATAGTTATGAAGACCCAAGTTTCAAAAACGTTGGTAATCCCAATCCGGAATTTGCCCCCGCTTGAACTTTACCATTGGCATTAGCTAAAAAGGAGCAAGCCGATTTGGTCATCATGAATGATCCTGATGCTGACCGAATCGGGATTGCGGTCCCTAATGATTGCGGTGATTGGATAAGGTTAAATGGAAATGAAACCGGGCCTTTGCTAATTGACTGAAAATTATCAGAACTAGCGAAAGCTGGTCTACTGCCAACTAACCCCGCCTTATACTCAAGTTTTGTGACTTCTGATTTGGGTGACCGCATTGCGGCGGAAACTTATGGAGCCAAAATTATCAAAACCCTTACTGGTTTCAAGTGGATGGGCGGCGAAATTGCGAAAGAGCCAGAACGAAACCTAAATTTTGTCTTTGCTTATGAAGAATCTTTTGGTTATGTTATTGACGACTCGACTCGTGATAAGGATGGTATTCAAGCGGCTATCATGGTTAGTGAACTTGCTTGAATGGCTAAAACCAAATTTCATAAAAGTTTGCTTGATGTTTTAGATGATATTTATCGTAAATATGGTTATTACACGACTGATACTTTGAATTACAACGTGAAGCCAGAGGAAAAAGCCGAGAAGCTTGACCCCATCATGGTCAACCTCCGTAAGCATCCACCTCACGAACTTTGTGGGTTGAAGGTTGTCAAAGTGGAAGATTATCTTCAAGGTCTTTTTAACATGCCATCCCAAAACTTAATGAAGTTTTATTTGGAAGATAAATCATGGATTGCTGTGCGCCCTTCGGGAACTGAACCAAAATTAAAAGTTTATTTTGTAATTGTCGGTGATAGTCCTGAAGATACAAAGCAAAAAGCTGAATGCATTAGTAATGCTTTTAAAACGAAGATGCAAATTAAAATTTAA
- a CDS encoding deoxycytidylate deaminase encodes MKGLKRQDYLPWNVYFMAMAQVSAQRSKDPNTQVGAVVVKPAQKIIVSTGYNGFPRGVNDDLFPWNRDENWLDSKYPYVAHAELNAIVAARSDLTGCEIYVTLFPCNECAKIIIQSGIAKLYYLEDKYAQEPNFIASKKMLDAAGIKYESLNNVEVAVKWEV; translated from the coding sequence ATGAAAGGTTTGAAACGCCAAGATTACTTGCCATGGAATGTTTATTTTATGGCGATGGCTCAGGTTTCAGCGCAACGTAGCAAGGATCCGAATACCCAAGTGGGGGCGGTCGTAGTTAAACCGGCTCAAAAAATTATTGTTTCCACCGGTTATAATGGTTTCCCGCGTGGGGTTAATGATGATTTATTTCCTTGGAATCGTGATGAAAACTGACTAGATAGCAAATATCCTTACGTAGCACATGCAGAACTTAATGCTATCGTGGCTGCTCGAAGCGACCTTACAGGTTGTGAAATATATGTAACTTTATTTCCTTGCAATGAATGTGCAAAGATTATTATTCAATCAGGAATTGCTAAACTCTATTATCTAGAGGATAAATATGCACAAGAACCAAACTTTATTGCTTCAAAAAAGATGCTTGATGCTGCTGGTATTAAGTATGAATCTTTGAATAATGTGGAAGTTGCTGTGAAATGAGAAGTTTAA